A region from the Eulemur rufifrons isolate Redbay chromosome 21, OSU_ERuf_1, whole genome shotgun sequence genome encodes:
- the SCARF2 gene encoding scavenger receptor class F member 2 isoform X1 has protein sequence MEGAGPRGAGPARRRGAGGPPPPLLPPLLLLLWLLPGPAAPQELNPRGRNVCRAPGSQVPTCCAGWRQQGDECGIAVCEGNSTCSENEVCVRPGECRCRHGYFGANCDTKCPRQFWGPDCKELCSCHPHGQCEDVTGQCTCHARRWGARCEHACQCQHGACHPRSGACRCEPGWWGAQCASACYCSATSRCDPQTGACLCHAGWWGRSCNNQCACNSSPCEQQSGRCQCRERTFGARCDRYCQCFRGRCHPLDGTCACEPGYRGKYCREPCPAGFYGLGCRRRCGQCKGQQPCTVAEGRCLTCEPGWNGTKCDQPCATGFYGEGCSHRCPPCRDGHACNHVTGKCTRCNAGWIGDRCETKCSNGTYGEDCAFVCADCGSGHCDFQSGRCLCSPGVHGPHCNVTCPPGLHGVDCAQACSCHEDSCDPVTGACRLETNQRKGVMGAGALLALLLGLLLSLLGCCCACRGQDPARRELSLRRKKAPQRLCGRFSRISMKLPRIPLRRQKLPKVVVAHHDLDNTLNCSFLEPPSGLEQPSPSWSSRASFSSFDTTDEGPVYCVPHEEAAAESQDPEAPTVPAEDPAPSPAPLTTAASAEDATPLPASSDSERSASSVEGPGGALYARVARREARPARARGEAGGLSLSPSPERRKPPPPDPATKPKVSWIHGKHGAAAAARAPSPPLPGPEAAPSPSKRKRTPSDTSARPDEPGSPRTRDPTPRPPGLAEEATALAAPSPPRARARGRGPGLPEPTDAGGPPRSAPEAASLLAAELRGKTRSLGRAEGPREKPPPPQKAKRSVPPASPARAPLASEAPGPDKAATGSPAPDTPRKKTPIQKPPRKKSREAAGEPGRAGAPTL, from the exons ATGGAGGGCGCAGGGCCccggggggccgggccggcgCGGCGCCGGGGAGCCGGGGGGCCGCCGCcaccgctgctgccgccgctgctgctgtTGCTCTGGCTGCTGCCCGGCCCCGCGGCGCCCCAGGAGCTGAACCCGCGCGGCCGCAACGTGTGCCGCGCGCCTGG ctCCCAGGTGCCCACGTGCTGCGCCGGCTGGAGGCAGCAGGGGGACGAGTGTGGGATCG CGGTGTGCGAAGGCAACTCAACGTGCTCAGAGAACGAGGTGTGCGTGCGGCCGGGCGAGTGTCGCTGCCGCCACGGCTACTTCGGTGCCAACTGCGACACCA AGTGCCCGCGCCAGTTCTGGGGCCCCGACTGCAAGGAGCTGTGTAGCTGCCACCCACACGGGCAATGCGAGGACGTGACGGGCCAGTGTACTTGTCATGCGCGGCGCTGGGGCGCGCGTTGCGAGCACGCGTGCCAGTGCCAGCACGGCGCGTGCCACCCTCGGAGCGGCGCGTGCCGCTGTGAGCCGGGCTGGTGGGGCGCGCAGTGCGCCAGTGCATGCTACTGCAGCGCAACGTCGCGCTGCGACCCACAGACCGGAGCCTGCTTGTGCCACGCAGGCTGGTGGGGCCGCAGCTGCAACAATCAGTGCGCCTGCAACTCGTCGCCCTGTGAGCAGCAGAGCGGCCGCTGCCAGTGCCGCGAGCGGACGTTCGGCGCACGCTGCGATCGCTACTGCCAGTGCTTCCGCGGCCGCTGCCACCCGCTGGACGGCACGTGCGCCTGCGAGCCGGGTTACCGTGGCAAGTACTGTCGCGAGCCGTGCCCCGCCGGCTTCTACGGCTTGGGCTGTCGCCGCCG GTGCGGCCAGTGTAAGGGCCAGCAACCGTGCACGGTGGCCGAGGGCCGCTGCCTGACGTGTGAGCCCGGCTGGAACGGAACCAAGTGCGACCAGCCGTGCGCCACGGGCTTCTACGGCGAGGGCTGCAGCCACCGTTGCCCGCCGTGCCGCGACGGGCACGCCTGCAACCATGTCACCGGCAAGTGCACGCGCTGCAACGCGGGCTGGATCGGCGACCG GTGCGAGACCAAGTGCAGCAACGGAACCTACGGCGAGGACTGCGCCTTCGTGTGTGCAGACTGTGGTAGCGGCCACTGCGACTTCCAGTCGGGGCGCTGCCTGTGCAGCCCCGGCGTCCACGGGCCCCA CTGCAACGTGACGTGCCCGCCCGGGCTCCACGGCGTGGACTGCGCCCAGGCCTGCAGCTGCCACGAGGACTCGTGCGACCCGGTCACCGGCGCCTGCCGCCTGG AGACCAACCAGCGCAAAGGCGTGATGGGCGCGGGCGCGCTGCTCGCCCTGCTCCTCGGCCTGCTGCTCTCACTGCTCGGCTGCTGCTGCGCGTGCCGCGGCCAGGACCCCGCGCGCCG gGAGCTCTCGCTGCGGAGGAAGAAGGCGCCGCAGCGGCTGTGCGGGCGCTTCAGTCGCATCAGCATGAAGTTGCCCCGGATCCCGCTCCGCAGGCAGAAACTGCCCAAAGTCGTAG tggCCCATCACGACCTGGATAACACGCTCAACTGTAGCTTCCTGGAGCCACCCTCAGGGCTGGAGCAGCCCTCACCATCCTGGTCCTCCCgggcttccttctcctcctttgacACCACTGATGAAGGCCCCGTGTACTGTGTACCCCATGAGG AGGCAGCAGCGGAGAGCCAGGATCCGGAGGCCCCCACCGTCCCTGCCGAGGACCCAGCACCGTCCCCCGCGCCTCTGACCACAGCGGCGTCCGCCGAGGACGCGACGCCCCTCCCCGCGTCCTCAGACAGCGAGCGGTCGGCGTCCAGCGTGGAGGGGCCCGGCGGGGCTCTGTACGCGCGGGTAGCCCGGCGCGAGGCCCGGCCGGCCCGGGCCCGGGGAGAGGCCGGGGGCCTGTCGCTGTCGCCATCGCCGGAGCGCAGGAAGCCGCCGCCGCCCGACCCCGCCACCAAGCCCAAGGTGTCCTGGATCCACGGCAAGCACGGAGCCGCTGCCGCCGCCCGTGCGCCCTCGCCACCGCTCCCCGGCCCCGAGGCCGCGCCCAGCCCGAGCAAGAGGAAACGGACGCCCAGCGACACGTCGGCGCGGCCGGACGAGCCTGGCAGTCCGCGAACCCGCGACCCGACGCCGCGGCCCCCGGGGCTGGCCGAGGAGGCGACGGCCCTGGCCGCGCCCTCGCCGCCCCGGGCCCGAGCGCGGGGCCGCGGCCCCGGCCTCCCGGAGCCCACGGACGCCGGCGGTCCCCCGCGCAGCGCGCCCGAGGCCGCCTCCCTTCTGGCCGCGGAGCTGCGGGGCAAGACTCGCAGCCTGGGCCGCGCCGAGGGCCCGCGGGAgaagccgccgccgccgcagaaGGCCAAGCGCTCGGTGCCGCCCGCCTCGCCCGCCCGCGCGCCCCTGGCGTCCGAGGCCCCGGGGCCCGACAAGGCGGCGACCGGGTCGCCGGCGCCGGACACCCCCCGGAAGAAGACCCCCATCCAGAAGCCGCCGCGCAAGAAGAGCCGGGAGGCGGCGGGCGAGCCGGGCAGGGCGGGCGCGCCCACCCTGTAG
- the SCARF2 gene encoding scavenger receptor class F member 2 isoform X2, with the protein MEGAGPRGAGPARRRGAGGPPPPLLPPLLLLLWLLPGPAAPQELNPRGRNVCRAPGSQVPTCCAGWRQQGDECGIAVCEGNSTCSENEVCVRPGECRCRHGYFGANCDTKCPRQFWGPDCKELCSCHPHGQCEDVTGQCTCHARRWGARCEHACQCQHGACHPRSGACRCEPGWWGAQCASACYCSATSRCDPQTGACLCHAGWWGRSCNNQCACNSSPCEQQSGRCQCRERTFGARCDRYCQCFRGRCHPLDGTCACEPGYRGKYCREPCPAGFYGLGCRRRCGQCKGQQPCTVAEGRCLTCEPGWNGTKCDQPCATGFYGEGCSHRCPPCRDGHACNHVTGKCTRCNAGWIGDRCETKCSNGTYGEDCAFVCADCGSGHCDFQSGRCLCSPGVHGPHCNVTCPPGLHGVDCAQACSCHEDSCDPVTGACRLETNQRKGVMGAGALLALLLGLLLSLLGCCCACRGQDPARRPRPRRELSLRRKKAPQRLCGRFSRISMKLPRIPLRRQKLPKVVVAHHDLDNTLNCSFLEPPSGLEQPSPSWSSRASFSSFDTTDEGPVYCVPHEEAAAESQDPEAPTVPAEDPAPSPAPLTTAASAEDATPLPASSDSERSASSVEGPGGALYARVARREARPARARGEAGGLSLSPSPERRKPPPPDPATKPKVSWIHGKHGAAAAARAPSPPLPGPEAAPSPSKRKRTPSDTSARPDEPGSPRTRDPTPRPPGLAEEATALAAPSPPRARARGRGPGLPEPTDAGGPPRSAPEAASLLAAELRGKTRSLGRAEGPREKPPPPQKAKRSVPPASPARAPLASEAPGPDKAATGSPAPDTPRKKTPIQKPPRKKSREAAGEPGRAGAPTL; encoded by the exons ATGGAGGGCGCAGGGCCccggggggccgggccggcgCGGCGCCGGGGAGCCGGGGGGCCGCCGCcaccgctgctgccgccgctgctgctgtTGCTCTGGCTGCTGCCCGGCCCCGCGGCGCCCCAGGAGCTGAACCCGCGCGGCCGCAACGTGTGCCGCGCGCCTGG ctCCCAGGTGCCCACGTGCTGCGCCGGCTGGAGGCAGCAGGGGGACGAGTGTGGGATCG CGGTGTGCGAAGGCAACTCAACGTGCTCAGAGAACGAGGTGTGCGTGCGGCCGGGCGAGTGTCGCTGCCGCCACGGCTACTTCGGTGCCAACTGCGACACCA AGTGCCCGCGCCAGTTCTGGGGCCCCGACTGCAAGGAGCTGTGTAGCTGCCACCCACACGGGCAATGCGAGGACGTGACGGGCCAGTGTACTTGTCATGCGCGGCGCTGGGGCGCGCGTTGCGAGCACGCGTGCCAGTGCCAGCACGGCGCGTGCCACCCTCGGAGCGGCGCGTGCCGCTGTGAGCCGGGCTGGTGGGGCGCGCAGTGCGCCAGTGCATGCTACTGCAGCGCAACGTCGCGCTGCGACCCACAGACCGGAGCCTGCTTGTGCCACGCAGGCTGGTGGGGCCGCAGCTGCAACAATCAGTGCGCCTGCAACTCGTCGCCCTGTGAGCAGCAGAGCGGCCGCTGCCAGTGCCGCGAGCGGACGTTCGGCGCACGCTGCGATCGCTACTGCCAGTGCTTCCGCGGCCGCTGCCACCCGCTGGACGGCACGTGCGCCTGCGAGCCGGGTTACCGTGGCAAGTACTGTCGCGAGCCGTGCCCCGCCGGCTTCTACGGCTTGGGCTGTCGCCGCCG GTGCGGCCAGTGTAAGGGCCAGCAACCGTGCACGGTGGCCGAGGGCCGCTGCCTGACGTGTGAGCCCGGCTGGAACGGAACCAAGTGCGACCAGCCGTGCGCCACGGGCTTCTACGGCGAGGGCTGCAGCCACCGTTGCCCGCCGTGCCGCGACGGGCACGCCTGCAACCATGTCACCGGCAAGTGCACGCGCTGCAACGCGGGCTGGATCGGCGACCG GTGCGAGACCAAGTGCAGCAACGGAACCTACGGCGAGGACTGCGCCTTCGTGTGTGCAGACTGTGGTAGCGGCCACTGCGACTTCCAGTCGGGGCGCTGCCTGTGCAGCCCCGGCGTCCACGGGCCCCA CTGCAACGTGACGTGCCCGCCCGGGCTCCACGGCGTGGACTGCGCCCAGGCCTGCAGCTGCCACGAGGACTCGTGCGACCCGGTCACCGGCGCCTGCCGCCTGG AGACCAACCAGCGCAAAGGCGTGATGGGCGCGGGCGCGCTGCTCGCCCTGCTCCTCGGCCTGCTGCTCTCACTGCTCGGCTGCTGCTGCGCGTGCCGCGGCCAGGACCCCGCGCGCCG gccccgcccccgcaggGAGCTCTCGCTGCGGAGGAAGAAGGCGCCGCAGCGGCTGTGCGGGCGCTTCAGTCGCATCAGCATGAAGTTGCCCCGGATCCCGCTCCGCAGGCAGAAACTGCCCAAAGTCGTAG tggCCCATCACGACCTGGATAACACGCTCAACTGTAGCTTCCTGGAGCCACCCTCAGGGCTGGAGCAGCCCTCACCATCCTGGTCCTCCCgggcttccttctcctcctttgacACCACTGATGAAGGCCCCGTGTACTGTGTACCCCATGAGG AGGCAGCAGCGGAGAGCCAGGATCCGGAGGCCCCCACCGTCCCTGCCGAGGACCCAGCACCGTCCCCCGCGCCTCTGACCACAGCGGCGTCCGCCGAGGACGCGACGCCCCTCCCCGCGTCCTCAGACAGCGAGCGGTCGGCGTCCAGCGTGGAGGGGCCCGGCGGGGCTCTGTACGCGCGGGTAGCCCGGCGCGAGGCCCGGCCGGCCCGGGCCCGGGGAGAGGCCGGGGGCCTGTCGCTGTCGCCATCGCCGGAGCGCAGGAAGCCGCCGCCGCCCGACCCCGCCACCAAGCCCAAGGTGTCCTGGATCCACGGCAAGCACGGAGCCGCTGCCGCCGCCCGTGCGCCCTCGCCACCGCTCCCCGGCCCCGAGGCCGCGCCCAGCCCGAGCAAGAGGAAACGGACGCCCAGCGACACGTCGGCGCGGCCGGACGAGCCTGGCAGTCCGCGAACCCGCGACCCGACGCCGCGGCCCCCGGGGCTGGCCGAGGAGGCGACGGCCCTGGCCGCGCCCTCGCCGCCCCGGGCCCGAGCGCGGGGCCGCGGCCCCGGCCTCCCGGAGCCCACGGACGCCGGCGGTCCCCCGCGCAGCGCGCCCGAGGCCGCCTCCCTTCTGGCCGCGGAGCTGCGGGGCAAGACTCGCAGCCTGGGCCGCGCCGAGGGCCCGCGGGAgaagccgccgccgccgcagaaGGCCAAGCGCTCGGTGCCGCCCGCCTCGCCCGCCCGCGCGCCCCTGGCGTCCGAGGCCCCGGGGCCCGACAAGGCGGCGACCGGGTCGCCGGCGCCGGACACCCCCCGGAAGAAGACCCCCATCCAGAAGCCGCCGCGCAAGAAGAGCCGGGAGGCGGCGGGCGAGCCGGGCAGGGCGGGCGCGCCCACCCTGTAG